The DNA window CACAGTATTAACGGCACTGTTCAGTTAAGACAATTTTTCACCTGATTTACAGTTCTAAATCGTTATTCTAAGAAATAATAAAAATCTAAAGTAGATTAATATGTTCCATTAACTGAACAGTACCGTATTAACAACAAAATAATATTTATATGATGAAAACTAAAACATTTATAACTTTAATTACCGTGTTTAAAAAAAATTAAACCACGGTAAAAAGCAATATAGTAAGGGATATTTATGAAAATTCGAGTAGTTAGTGCAAAAGATGAAATAGAAAATCTGGATGAAAGTGAGGAAATAGTGCATCTTGCGTTCAGACCATCCAACACCGACATATTTACTATTGTATCAAAATGTCCGAACCTTAAAGTATTGCACCTTCCAAGTTCCTATAAAAAAACATTATCTGAATCTGCAAAAATGTTTCTGGAAATGCAGGGTGTTGACCTTCTTGAAGGAGATGTCTGGGGACACAGAAAAGATATTAATGAATATTCTGAAGTTTCCAGAAACGTTTACAAAAAGATTGATGAATTAAAAGAAAAAGGAATAGATGAAGAGAAAATTGTGGAAAAGATGGAAAAAGAAACGAATTTGAGTTCGGATTTTGTAAAGTTCCTCGTCGGGCAAAAAGCCTGATTTTTCTTTTTTTTATCATATACTTATCTAATCTGTATTTTCATGGGTTTTTATTGATATCAATTGCGTTTATTATTTATACACTCTAACTTCAATAAACCACTTTATATGGAACCCATGATTTTAAATCTGATAATACTTATTACTGCTTTATTATCTCTTGTTAAAGGTTCAGATTATTTTGTTGAATATGCTTCCACAATAGCAAAACTACTTGGAGTATCAGAATTTGTTATAGGGTTGACTCTTGTATCTATAGGAACGTCCATACCAGAACTTGCTTCATCCATGGCAGCTGTGTTCCAGCAAGCAGAGGAAATAGTTATCGGTAATATAATCGGGTCAAATATTGCAAATATTGCACTTGTTGTAGGATTTGCAGTATTGTTTGCAAATATAAAAACCGACAGAAAAATACTGAAAAAAGACGGCTACATTATGCTTTTTGCAGTGATACTGTTTTTTGTATTTTCTTTGGATTACTATATCTCCCGGTTTGAAGCGATTATATTCCTTTTTTTATACCTATCGTATATATTCTATTCATGGGACCCTTACAGGTCTAATGATTCAGACAAAAAATCGTATATTGAAGAATTTCTACGATATTCTATCAAGTTCAAATATCTTAAAACCATCAAAAAGCGAATGAAACCTACAACATCAACTGATATAAATGATAGAAATAACAAAAAACTATTAAAACCTTTTGTGATACTATCTATCAGTGGTTTTGCAGTAATACTTGGAGCAAGATATTTTATCCAGCAGGCTGTTTATTTTGCCAATATTTTTAATATTTCTGACACAATTATAGGGATAAGTCTGGTAGCTCTGGGAACATCTCTACCGGAACTTATGGTCACAGCAACATCGGCTAAAAAAGGTTATGGATACCTGATACTTGGAAATGTTATTGGTTCTAACATTACAAACACTTTTCTAATACTGGGTTTATCTGGTCTGGTGGTACCACTTGGTATTGTAGGAACTGATTTATTTTTCATTATGCCTTTTATGATATTTCTCAGCGCAATCCTTTTGTTGTTTGTCTGGACTCAATGGGAATTAAAGCGGCCTGAAGGAGTATTTTTATTGTTGGTTTATATTTTGTTTATAACAACCTTGTTAACCCAGTATAATCCATCAGAGGTTATATACACATAAATGCACCAAATGGTTAGTTATGAAAATAGGAGTAGTTGTTCATGGTCCAGAGGTTGTAGATTCGGGGCAGTCTAAATTAATACTGGATATATTATCATCATTGTATGATAGTTTGAACGCTCAACTTGGAGGGTCAATGGGTAAAACAGCAGTCATTGATGCAGGTCTTGAAAATCTGATTGATATAACCGGGTGTTTGAAACCAAGCCAAAGTATTAGATATCTGGAAAAAATCGAAAATTGTGATATAGTATGTCTATTAACTCAATCTAAATCTGTTGATAATGGTCACATATTTGGAAACATGGTGATAGAAAAATTGGATAATCCCAAATTACCGGTTTTACAGATTGAAACACAGGGAAGCGGGGTAATAATTCCATGGACAAAAAATTCTACAAACCATGCAAAATCCCTATCTGATTTGTTGGGTTTAAAAATTTCAACTCCGATGAATATTGTTTCTGGTATTTATAAATGTGGTTCAACTATAAAAAGAGAGATTTCCGGTGTGTCGCCCGGAGAGTGTGTATTTTTAAACGGAATCATAATAGGCAGAGCTGAATCAAATAAAGTAACCATCGTTGCAGACAATGGTTTCATAAAATCAATTGAAGGCGGAACTATAAAGCAACATGGGGTCGAAAAACTTCATAAGTATGATAAAAGAGTGCCTGTAGATATAGAAAATGCATGGATAAAAACAGGTTTGTTAAGACGTAGCTGTAATTATTCTCCACAGGTTAAATATAATAGTACTGGAAGTAATAATGGTTTTAGAGTGGTTTTAATTGATCATGACGCTGATAACTGTTTTGACTTAGATTTTAAGGTAGATATGGCGGTTACAATAGGTGATGATACAACAATAGTAGCAGCAGATATATTTTATAGATTTGCAGTTCCTGTAATAGGTATTGTAGATGGTGACAGGGATGAGGAATATCAAAATATGTGTATTTATCCCGGCACATGTATATTAAAGTTAAAACCCGGATATGACGATATATTGGGTAAACGAATAGAAAATGAAATCTTTAGGGGGGATAAAATAGTTGATTTTGATACAATGGAATCTTTTAAAAGGGAAATAATATATTTAG is part of the Methanohalobium evestigatum Z-7303 genome and encodes:
- a CDS encoding DUF1699 family protein, which produces MKIRVVSAKDEIENLDESEEIVHLAFRPSNTDIFTIVSKCPNLKVLHLPSSYKKTLSESAKMFLEMQGVDLLEGDVWGHRKDINEYSEVSRNVYKKIDELKEKGIDEEKIVEKMEKETNLSSDFVKFLVGQKA
- a CDS encoding calcium/sodium antiporter — its product is MEPMILNLIILITALLSLVKGSDYFVEYASTIAKLLGVSEFVIGLTLVSIGTSIPELASSMAAVFQQAEEIVIGNIIGSNIANIALVVGFAVLFANIKTDRKILKKDGYIMLFAVILFFVFSLDYYISRFEAIIFLFLYLSYIFYSWDPYRSNDSDKKSYIEEFLRYSIKFKYLKTIKKRMKPTTSTDINDRNNKKLLKPFVILSISGFAVILGARYFIQQAVYFANIFNISDTIIGISLVALGTSLPELMVTATSAKKGYGYLILGNVIGSNITNTFLILGLSGLVVPLGIVGTDLFFIMPFMIFLSAILLLFVWTQWELKRPEGVFLLLVYILFITTLLTQYNPSEVIYT
- a CDS encoding DUF2117 family protein — its product is MKIGVVVHGPEVVDSGQSKLILDILSSLYDSLNAQLGGSMGKTAVIDAGLENLIDITGCLKPSQSIRYLEKIENCDIVCLLTQSKSVDNGHIFGNMVIEKLDNPKLPVLQIETQGSGVIIPWTKNSTNHAKSLSDLLGLKISTPMNIVSGIYKCGSTIKREISGVSPGECVFLNGIIIGRAESNKVTIVADNGFIKSIEGGTIKQHGVEKLHKYDKRVPVDIENAWIKTGLLRRSCNYSPQVKYNSTGSNNGFRVVLIDHDADNCFDLDFKVDMAVTIGDDTTIVAADIFYRFAVPVIGIVDGDRDEEYQNMCIYPGTCILKLKPGYDDILGKRIENEIFRGDKIVDFDTMESFKREIIYLGKEIIESVIQY